In a genomic window of Sporosarcina trichiuri:
- the fumC gene encoding class II fumarate hydratase yields MEYRIEHDTFGEIQVPADKLWGAQTQRSKQNFKIGGERIPTGIIRAFAHLKKSAAIASHSFGNLSEPKMKAIAQAADEVLAGKWDEHFPLVVWQTGSGTQSNMNMNEVLANRGNQLLEEWGSEERLHPNDDVNKSQSSNDTFPTALHVAGVIAVERELLPALEKLKKTLGEKSEAFMDIIKIGRTHLQDATPLTLGQEMSGWHRMLEKTEKMLKDSVQSMKELAIGGTAVGTGLNAPKGFGDKVAEEITKSVGIQFTSAENKFHALTSYDEVVYTHGAMKALAADLMKIANDVRWLASGPRSGIGEITIPENEPGSSIMPGKVNPTQSEALTMVVAQVMGNDATIGFAASQGNFELNVFKPVIIFNFLQTAKLLADGMVSFNDNCAVGIEPNREEIDRKVKNSLMLVTALNPHIGYENAAKIAKTAHKEGTTLKEAALKTGLLTEEQFDEWVDPSKMTGR; encoded by the coding sequence ATGGAGTACCGCATTGAACACGATACATTTGGTGAAATTCAAGTCCCTGCGGACAAACTGTGGGGCGCACAGACGCAGCGCAGTAAGCAGAACTTCAAAATCGGCGGCGAGCGCATTCCGACCGGCATCATCCGGGCATTCGCGCATCTGAAGAAGTCGGCAGCCATCGCAAGCCACTCGTTCGGCAACCTGTCCGAACCGAAGATGAAAGCGATCGCACAGGCAGCGGATGAAGTGCTTGCAGGAAAGTGGGATGAACACTTCCCGCTTGTCGTCTGGCAGACAGGCAGCGGCACACAGTCGAATATGAATATGAACGAAGTGCTCGCAAACCGCGGCAACCAGCTCCTCGAAGAATGGGGCAGCGAAGAACGTCTCCATCCGAACGACGACGTCAACAAATCGCAGAGTTCGAACGATACATTCCCGACAGCCCTCCATGTGGCGGGTGTGATCGCCGTCGAGCGGGAACTGCTTCCGGCGCTCGAGAAACTGAAGAAAACACTGGGCGAAAAATCCGAAGCCTTCATGGACATCATCAAGATCGGACGGACGCACCTCCAGGACGCAACCCCGCTGACGCTCGGCCAGGAAATGAGCGGCTGGCACCGGATGCTCGAAAAGACCGAAAAGATGCTGAAAGACAGTGTCCAGTCGATGAAAGAACTGGCAATCGGCGGTACGGCGGTCGGAACGGGCTTGAACGCACCGAAAGGATTCGGCGACAAAGTGGCGGAGGAGATCACGAAGTCGGTCGGCATCCAGTTCACATCGGCCGAAAACAAGTTCCATGCGCTGACGAGCTATGATGAAGTCGTCTATACACATGGTGCCATGAAAGCACTCGCTGCGGACCTCATGAAAATCGCAAACGACGTGCGCTGGCTGGCAAGCGGTCCGCGTTCCGGCATCGGTGAAATCACGATCCCTGAAAACGAGCCGGGAAGTTCGATCATGCCGGGCAAAGTGAACCCGACGCAGAGCGAAGCCCTGACGATGGTCGTCGCGCAAGTGATGGGGAACGACGCAACAATCGGCTTCGCAGCAAGCCAGGGGAACTTCGAGCTGAACGTCTTCAAGCCGGTCATCATCTTCAATTTCCTGCAGACGGCGAAACTGCTGGCAGATGGCATGGTCAGCTTCAATGACAACTGCGCCGTCGGCATCGAACCGAACCGGGAAGAGATCGACCGCAAAGTCAAAAACTCCCTGATGCTCGTGACAGCACTGAACCCGCATATCGGGTATGAAAATGCTGCGAAGATCGCAAAGACTGCACATAAGGAAGGCACGACACTCAAAGAAGCGGCCCTGAAGACCGGCCTTCTGACGGAAGAGCAATTCGACGAGTGGGTCGATCCGTCGAAAATGACCGGACGCTGA
- a CDS encoding PCYCGC motif-containing (lipo)protein translates to MKKLFMPLILASLLVLTACGKEAAKPVHEHGGTGAADSSAVQQSKGADLAVGEQQQLPNGDLLQVTASADELPAFLAEKSEDLQLVYQVAGNAEDILKWMPCYCGCADSAAHGSNLNCFVDEIREDGAVVWDDHGTRCNVCVEIAVKSVTMAKEGKTLKEIREKIDSDYKEGYARPTDTPMPA, encoded by the coding sequence ATGAAAAAACTATTCATGCCCCTCATTCTTGCGTCCTTGCTGGTCCTGACAGCCTGCGGCAAGGAAGCGGCAAAACCGGTCCACGAGCATGGCGGCACAGGTGCGGCAGACAGCAGTGCCGTCCAACAGAGCAAAGGCGCAGATCTTGCTGTCGGGGAACAGCAGCAGCTGCCGAACGGTGACCTGCTGCAGGTTACAGCATCCGCTGATGAGCTGCCGGCTTTCCTTGCGGAGAAATCCGAAGACCTGCAGCTCGTCTACCAAGTCGCAGGCAATGCGGAGGATATCCTGAAGTGGATGCCCTGCTACTGCGGATGCGCGGACAGCGCAGCGCACGGCAGCAACCTGAACTGTTTTGTCGATGAAATCCGGGAAGACGGCGCGGTCGTCTGGGATGATCACGGCACCCGCTGCAACGTCTGTGTGGAGATCGCGGTCAAATCGGTAACCATGGCGAAAGAAGGAAAAACGCTGAAGGAAATCCGGGAGAAAATCGACAGCGATTATAAGGAAGGCTACGCGCGTCCGACTGACACGCCGATGCCTGCATGA